From Paenibacillus sp. PK3_47, the proteins below share one genomic window:
- a CDS encoding MarR family winged helix-turn-helix transcriptional regulator yields MNDNRYDNVEELMGAFQQFSRMNWQKTTMSGLKPSEIRVLITIRLSNKRDPANILTVSDLSRLLKVTSPTVTQMVNGLLAQGFVIRTSDAQDRRISGIMLTAKGEVLADKAIDKIHETFKGMIDYLGKEQSDTLIGLLNGVHAYFEQLGSQQDSQ; encoded by the coding sequence ATGAACGACAACAGGTATGACAATGTGGAAGAATTGATGGGGGCATTCCAGCAATTCTCCAGGATGAACTGGCAAAAGACGACGATGTCCGGCCTGAAGCCCAGTGAGATACGCGTACTTATCACGATCCGGTTAAGCAATAAACGGGACCCGGCAAATATACTGACAGTCTCAGACCTCAGCAGGCTGCTGAAGGTTACTTCTCCTACGGTGACGCAAATGGTAAACGGCCTGCTCGCCCAAGGGTTTGTGATCCGCACCAGTGATGCCCAGGACCGGAGAATCAGCGGGATTATGCTGACTGCCAAGGGCGAAGTGCTGGCCGACAAGGCGATCGACAAAATACATGAAACCTTCAAAGGCATGATTGATTACCTCGGCAAAGAGCAAAGCGATACGCTGATCGGGCTGCTGAACGGGGTCCATGCCTATTTTGAACAGCTGGGCAGCCAGCAGGATAGCCAATAG
- a CDS encoding S-layer homology domain-containing protein, whose product MYRSLKQGLVTFLVAVLLAGSWPLQSASALYDPGIFFEGNKGVQNHGYMAVAYGQGTFVAAGTFGNIARSEDGFHWESDSVSEYDPMVTFNGAAYGNNRFVLVRNDGLIQTSTNGEHWTPAASGVTSELRDVRFIEGQFIAVGDAGVMLTSSDGLSWTQTPVRTSGGDTLTDDFTGITYGNGMYAISHSTSDRSILVASSVSGPWSRNVIHPSQNPTVITSVTYVHDRFYALTQDEQTLISADAGSAEWKAIQVGYEYTEYAYFKGNYFIFNYPLYTSPTGDEEISNWQKQYHSINNYTATVAVADRLVAVGTYGISVTLDGTEWTKTLPVLSDFAYGNGTYVAVGEGDEMNYIAVSTDLTNWKEIPFSLEQEEIKQVIFADNHFIAYGNRTFAVSTDGIQWEIRNSPSLYGLYPTGLVYGNGTLVMSSSNSDLILTSKDLGRTWTEQSMTNPGVIEFADGQFIAGTMNSLMYSEDAVNWHNAVLDELPELFFPLKMVHGNGKYYMFGVTLGDEGDEEGSEVGYGYTSTDGRNWTHFEFESTEFIPLRVAYSGDIFLGSTMGVDWYSSPDGISWSPYPLGNHGTVENIKFFNGRFIALGEGGLVLTSRPVEPVAGTIDKISKAGFTVTLDQAVPGLTAGDFTLSGGVTVDSVTETNGGLTYQVSAALAEGETYTVSVTATGYRFTVGNVTIPKLPEPTATPVPEPTVTPTATPDTEPTAAPTTEPTAAPTTEPTAAPTTEPTAAPTTEPTAAPTTEPTAVPTTEPTAAPTTEPTAAPTTAPTTAPTSASGGGTTAAAPAAAATPAPATASLGDWTITVNVERAVNNGVTTDTLTLPADKTLEAVTKTTNTGGTALRIAVADARNQAGALNVQLPAASLQLIKQAGLDLGIATSYIETEVAAETLAAGSNDLYFRFTPVKDQQQREAVRQRALQTQVVQSVSNQLQPSVIATPVEIETNISSSGEVAVTLPLAGISVPDDAVQREAFLNSLAVYVEQDNNIKLVAASPVPAGNSTAGINFTAGPSTIFALLQWQGVNVSSQLTGSTAPSVPGSSYINGFPDGTFRPEAGVTRAQMAAMLARLLQSNGQPQAAAAAYPDVSQGHWAGDSISLVTGQGLMIGDTNGSFNPGQEITRAQLATIAARYAQLQPGTAAAQAYTDTSGHWAANEIAAVQAAGLMQGYSDGTFRPGQMTTRAEAVTVLNNLFNLDTSKITGSPAWRDVSTSHWAYNDIEAASRD is encoded by the coding sequence ATGTATCGATCACTAAAACAAGGCTTGGTAACCTTCCTGGTCGCGGTGCTGTTGGCAGGCTCATGGCCTCTACAGTCTGCAAGTGCGCTTTATGATCCCGGTATCTTTTTTGAGGGCAATAAGGGGGTACAGAATCATGGATACATGGCTGTAGCTTACGGGCAAGGAACCTTTGTTGCAGCCGGTACTTTTGGTAACATCGCACGGTCCGAAGACGGATTTCACTGGGAATCGGACTCTGTGTCAGAGTATGATCCAATGGTTACTTTTAACGGGGCCGCTTACGGAAATAACAGGTTTGTACTGGTCCGGAATGATGGTCTCATTCAAACCTCAACGAACGGGGAACATTGGACACCTGCCGCTTCCGGGGTGACTTCCGAGTTAAGAGATGTCCGGTTTATTGAGGGGCAATTTATAGCAGTTGGAGATGCGGGAGTCATGCTAACCTCTTCTGACGGGTTATCCTGGACCCAAACGCCTGTACGGACTTCCGGCGGAGACACGCTGACAGACGACTTTACGGGGATTACGTACGGAAACGGGATGTATGCCATTTCCCACAGCACTTCCGACCGTTCTATTCTGGTTGCCTCAAGTGTGTCGGGACCATGGTCAAGAAATGTAATTCATCCTTCGCAAAATCCTACAGTCATAACTTCGGTTACTTATGTGCATGACCGGTTTTACGCGCTAACGCAAGACGAACAAACACTGATTTCGGCAGATGCCGGTTCTGCGGAATGGAAGGCCATTCAAGTGGGCTATGAGTATACGGAGTACGCTTACTTTAAAGGAAATTATTTCATATTTAACTACCCGTTATACACTTCACCTACTGGGGATGAAGAGATCTCCAATTGGCAAAAGCAGTACCACAGTATCAACAATTATACGGCTACAGTTGCGGTTGCAGACAGATTGGTTGCCGTAGGAACTTATGGAATATCCGTTACTTTGGACGGTACCGAGTGGACCAAGACGCTGCCGGTTTTATCGGATTTCGCTTACGGAAACGGTACTTATGTAGCTGTGGGTGAAGGGGATGAAATGAATTATATTGCTGTATCCACGGATTTAACCAACTGGAAGGAAATCCCCTTCTCTCTTGAGCAGGAAGAAATCAAACAAGTCATATTTGCAGACAATCATTTTATCGCTTACGGCAATCGTACGTTCGCCGTCTCAACAGATGGTATACAGTGGGAAATAAGGAATTCGCCATCTTTGTACGGTCTTTACCCGACAGGTCTGGTCTACGGGAACGGGACACTGGTTATGTCAAGCTCCAACTCTGATCTTATTTTAACCTCGAAGGACTTAGGCCGTACCTGGACAGAACAGTCAATGACTAATCCCGGTGTCATTGAATTTGCAGACGGGCAGTTTATCGCAGGAACGATGAACAGTCTGATGTATTCGGAAGATGCAGTCAACTGGCATAATGCGGTGCTTGATGAACTCCCGGAACTGTTCTTTCCGCTGAAAATGGTACACGGTAACGGTAAATATTATATGTTTGGTGTAACACTTGGCGATGAGGGTGACGAAGAAGGCAGCGAAGTGGGGTACGGATATACCTCAACTGACGGCCGGAACTGGACTCATTTCGAGTTCGAATCTACGGAGTTTATTCCTTTAAGAGTGGCCTATTCGGGCGATATTTTTCTGGGCAGCACCATGGGGGTTGACTGGTACAGCTCTCCGGATGGAATTTCCTGGAGCCCTTACCCCCTTGGCAATCATGGAACGGTGGAAAATATTAAATTCTTTAACGGCCGTTTTATAGCATTGGGTGAAGGAGGTCTGGTGCTAACCTCCCGTCCTGTTGAACCGGTAGCCGGAACCATTGACAAAATCAGCAAGGCCGGCTTCACCGTTACACTGGATCAGGCTGTGCCGGGATTGACAGCTGGCGACTTCACCCTCAGCGGCGGCGTCACAGTGGACAGTGTAACGGAAACAAACGGCGGGCTGACTTATCAGGTGAGCGCAGCTCTTGCTGAGGGTGAAACCTATACAGTTTCGGTTACAGCAACGGGTTACCGGTTCACTGTTGGTAATGTCACCATCCCTAAATTGCCGGAACCGACAGCTACACCGGTACCAGAACCAACAGTGACTCCAACCGCTACTCCGGATACCGAGCCGACTGCGGCTCCAACGACCGAACCGACTGCGGCTCCAACGACCGAACCGACTGCGGCTCCAACGACCGAACCGACTGCGGCTCCGACAACCGAGCCGACTGCGGCTCCAACGACCGAGCCGACTGCGGTTCCGACAACCGAGCCGACTGCGGCTCCAACGACCGAGCCGACTGCGGCTCCGACAACTGCGCCGACTACGGCTCCGACGAGTGCTTCGGGCGGAGGCACCACTGCTGCTGCACCGGCAGCTGCAGCGACCCCGGCTCCTGCCACCGCATCCTTGGGCGACTGGACAATAACCGTGAATGTGGAACGGGCCGTCAATAATGGAGTAACTACTGACACGCTTACCCTTCCGGCAGATAAAACCCTGGAGGCGGTAACCAAGACCACCAATACCGGAGGAACTGCATTGCGGATTGCCGTTGCCGACGCCCGGAATCAGGCTGGTGCACTGAACGTGCAGCTCCCTGCGGCCTCGCTTCAGCTCATCAAGCAGGCCGGACTGGATCTTGGCATTGCCACCAGCTATATCGAAACTGAAGTAGCCGCTGAAACGCTGGCGGCTGGGAGCAACGACCTGTATTTCCGTTTCACCCCGGTCAAAGACCAGCAGCAGCGGGAAGCTGTTCGTCAAAGAGCACTGCAGACACAGGTGGTACAATCTGTCTCGAATCAGCTTCAACCGTCGGTCATTGCCACTCCGGTAGAGATCGAAACCAATATCTCAAGCAGCGGTGAAGTGGCAGTGACCCTGCCGCTGGCCGGTATCAGCGTACCGGATGATGCGGTACAAAGAGAGGCCTTCCTGAATTCGCTGGCCGTCTATGTGGAACAGGACAATAACATTAAGCTTGTTGCTGCCTCCCCTGTTCCAGCAGGAAACAGCACGGCAGGCATTAACTTTACAGCCGGTCCTTCTACCATCTTTGCCCTGCTGCAATGGCAGGGGGTGAATGTAAGCAGCCAGCTTACAGGCAGTACGGCCCCTTCTGTCCCAGGCAGCAGCTATATCAACGGCTTCCCGGACGGTACATTCCGCCCGGAAGCCGGAGTGACCCGGGCACAGATGGCTGCCATGCTGGCGCGTCTGCTTCAATCTAATGGACAGCCTCAAGCAGCAGCAGCAGCTTATCCCGATGTCTCACAGGGGCATTGGGCAGGGGATTCCATCTCCCTCGTTACCGGACAAGGGCTGATGATTGGCGATACCAACGGCAGCTTTAACCCCGGACAGGAAATTACCCGGGCGCAACTCGCCACCATTGCGGCCAGATATGCACAGCTGCAGCCGGGCACAGCTGCAGCCCAAGCCTATACTGACACCTCCGGTCACTGGGCAGCCAATGAAATTGCTGCGGTTCAAGCCGCGGGCCTGATGCAAGGCTACAGCGACGGCACCTTCCGTCCGGGGCAGATGACGACCCGGGCCGAAGCGGTCACTGTCCTGAACAATCTGTTCAATCTGGACACGTCCAAGATTACCGGAAGCCCGGCCTGGAGGGATGTAAGCACCTCCCATTGGGCCTATAACGATATTGAGGCGGCCTCCCGGGACTGA
- a CDS encoding YheC/YheD family protein, whose translation MPEPVLGILTLYLNDAKQLEEKTVYRKMIIEGGKIGLDIFVFTPADVHAGKELIHALVYDTGSGKWSRKWRKFPDMIYDRCRIQRSQRFQQLLTFRSRYNHLTFLNRPLRNKWTIHQTFSQKSRFRQHMPATVLYQSSADLQRMLKISPVVYVKPINGTGGRGILRIERIKDGHSSFDIQGRRQNRQIITPRKVSLTRLDSIVRQWCIGGKFLVQQGIPLRLPGGRFHDYRMLVQKNGQGVWELTGMAGRVGAARSVTSNLHGGGHAVRAEKLLKEWLGSEEKAAKAMKAAEKLGLDAAAFLEESFGTLCELALDLAIDREGRIFVLEVNPKPAREVFARSGDSGTYRKALLRPLEYAMWVYKNKNAPAPVKAAEE comes from the coding sequence GTGCCAGAACCCGTCTTAGGCATCCTCACCCTGTACCTGAACGACGCAAAGCAGCTGGAAGAGAAAACCGTATACCGGAAGATGATCATTGAAGGCGGCAAAATAGGACTGGATATCTTTGTGTTTACCCCCGCTGATGTCCATGCCGGCAAAGAGCTGATCCATGCGCTGGTCTATGACACCGGGAGCGGCAAGTGGTCACGCAAATGGCGGAAGTTCCCCGACATGATCTACGACCGCTGCCGGATCCAGCGCAGCCAGCGTTTTCAGCAGCTGCTGACCTTCCGCTCCCGCTATAATCACCTTACCTTCCTGAACCGGCCGCTGCGCAATAAATGGACGATACATCAGACCTTTTCGCAAAAGAGCCGGTTCCGCCAGCATATGCCGGCAACCGTTCTGTACCAGTCCTCTGCGGACCTGCAGCGGATGCTAAAAATCAGTCCCGTGGTTTATGTTAAGCCGATCAACGGCACAGGAGGCCGCGGGATCCTGCGGATTGAGCGGATCAAAGACGGCCACAGCTCCTTCGATATCCAGGGGCGCCGCCAGAACCGGCAGATCATCACCCCGCGGAAAGTATCGCTGACCCGGCTGGATTCCATTGTCCGGCAGTGGTGCATCGGCGGGAAGTTCCTGGTTCAGCAGGGTATCCCGCTGCGTCTGCCCGGCGGACGTTTTCACGACTACCGCATGCTCGTGCAGAAGAATGGCCAGGGCGTCTGGGAGCTGACCGGGATGGCCGGACGGGTTGGAGCCGCACGGAGTGTCACCTCCAACCTGCACGGCGGCGGGCATGCGGTCCGCGCGGAGAAGCTGCTCAAGGAGTGGCTGGGCAGTGAAGAAAAAGCAGCCAAGGCGATGAAAGCCGCCGAGAAGCTGGGGCTCGATGCCGCCGCTTTTCTGGAGGAGAGCTTCGGTACCCTGTGCGAGCTGGCACTGGACCTTGCCATCGACCGGGAAGGCAGAATCTTCGTGCTGGAAGTCAACCCCAAGCCGGCCCGCGAAGTATTCGCCCGCTCCGGCGACAGCGGCACCTACCGCAAAGCCCTGCTGCGCCCGCTGGAGTACGCGATGTGGGTGTACAAAAACAAGAATGCGCCTGCTCCGGTGAAGGCTGCGGAGGAATAG
- a CDS encoding GNAT family N-acetyltransferase: protein MQISSIYDCNPEQWNARLSGLLKFVREHGERRITLRGCRVLASLTPEQLGQPGTSLLVATVRGQNGRQLAGVSFVSGFGEEACLVAVHPLYRRKHIGTALLSRQLERLGRLTCSVAADNTSSLKMCFNTGLAAVELKNGPTGKPTLLMASLQRAERPANLPQEGDFLCQNPS, encoded by the coding sequence ATGCAGATATCCTCTATTTATGACTGCAACCCGGAGCAGTGGAATGCCAGGCTGTCCGGACTGCTGAAATTTGTGAGGGAACACGGGGAGCGGCGGATTACGCTCCGCGGATGCAGGGTGCTGGCCTCTCTGACGCCGGAGCAGCTCGGTCAGCCGGGCACTTCGCTGCTCGTCGCCACTGTACGCGGCCAGAACGGCCGCCAGCTGGCCGGCGTCAGCTTCGTGTCCGGCTTCGGCGAAGAGGCCTGCCTGGTTGCCGTGCACCCTTTGTACCGGAGGAAGCACATAGGCACCGCGCTGCTCTCCAGGCAGCTCGAACGTCTCGGCCGGCTTACATGCAGCGTTGCTGCCGACAACACCTCCAGCCTGAAAATGTGCTTCAATACCGGGCTTGCCGCTGTGGAGCTGAAGAACGGCCCTACAGGCAAGCCCACACTGCTGATGGCGTCGCTGCAGAGGGCTGAGCGCCCTGCAAATCTTCCACAAGAAGGTGATTTCCTGTGCCAGAACCCGTCTTAG
- a CDS encoding YheC/YheD family protein, translating to MNSRIPDQSKPVIAILTTSDRIRQFRGNRSNFRDIIRTGREQGYLVYVVTTRDLKLDERTVNGYVPSATGKLWYSSPFPLPQVIYNRISNREEEEKAPVARKIAECLEHEHIQLYNPFFFNKWNLFEWLKESRSTSKHVPKTRRLRSPQTIAAMLQQHDSLYLKPENGKAGKGIMRLRYRADSTLPFRLQIQTGKKNVTYKAASMDRLWARILREKGKTRYIIQQAIVLATHRGRPFDLRVLLQKNGRGAWSVTGVGARLAGARSITTHVPRGGSIEEPASMLEGTFGTERAAAILKNVPTTALLIARQIERASDNMIGEMSMDLGVDEEGGLWFFEANSRPMKFDEPAIRKLSLERIFQYCQHLARQNK from the coding sequence GTGAACTCCCGAATTCCGGACCAGAGCAAGCCCGTAATTGCAATATTGACGACCAGTGACCGGATCCGGCAGTTTCGCGGCAACCGCAGCAACTTCCGCGATATCATCCGTACCGGCCGGGAGCAGGGTTACCTGGTGTATGTTGTGACCACCCGTGATCTTAAACTGGATGAACGGACAGTTAACGGGTACGTCCCATCTGCAACCGGCAAGCTGTGGTACAGCAGCCCCTTCCCCCTGCCCCAGGTGATTTATAACCGGATCTCGAACCGTGAGGAAGAGGAAAAAGCACCTGTTGCCCGAAAAATTGCCGAGTGCCTGGAGCATGAGCATATTCAGCTGTACAATCCTTTTTTCTTCAATAAATGGAATCTGTTCGAATGGCTGAAGGAGTCCCGCTCCACCTCAAAGCATGTGCCCAAAACAAGACGCCTGCGCAGCCCCCAGACGATTGCGGCGATGCTGCAGCAGCATGACAGCCTCTACCTCAAGCCGGAGAACGGCAAAGCAGGCAAAGGAATCATGCGGCTGAGATACCGTGCGGATTCCACCCTGCCCTTCCGGCTGCAGATCCAGACCGGTAAGAAGAACGTGACCTACAAAGCGGCCTCCATGGACCGCTTGTGGGCACGGATTCTCAGGGAAAAGGGCAAAACCCGCTACATTATCCAGCAGGCCATCGTACTGGCTACGCACCGCGGCAGACCTTTTGATCTCAGAGTACTTCTGCAAAAGAACGGCAGAGGCGCATGGTCAGTGACCGGAGTCGGGGCAAGGCTGGCAGGCGCCCGCAGCATCACTACCCACGTGCCGCGCGGCGGCTCCATTGAGGAGCCGGCGAGCATGCTGGAAGGAACCTTCGGTACAGAAAGAGCTGCTGCCATTCTGAAGAATGTCCCCACCACAGCGCTGCTTATTGCCCGGCAGATTGAACGGGCTTCCGACAATATGATCGGTGAAATGTCCATGGACCTCGGCGTGGATGAGGAAGGCGGCCTCTGGTTCTTCGAGGCCAACTCCCGGCCGATGAAATTCGATGAGCCGGCGATCCGCAAGCTGTCGCTGGAACGGATTTTTCAGTACTGCCAGCACCTGGCCCGCCAGAACAAGTAG
- a CDS encoding YheC/YheD family protein — MGLTFCNVHFTKQPQRVVYVSGELMKSLKLSGKKNIRLRLGKDATPAMIKPIKRAGKHLFLAKGVKSAIKIPKSGGVYLRNLQNDEVQLGPLVGVLSDGSGSLNQPFGSRTGFIKQLLREGSNKCYIFAFMPRDINWQMEQVNGYFLNAAGKFERKMVPLPDVVYNRLPSRRAETSPYINQLRERFMRKRIPYFNWSFFNKSDIYRLLENDGAANRHVPETHSNPTPDKMRDMLDRHHFVYYKPSAGSLGHGIYRLTYLPKKGYFARYRRNGKNVLLRFTSFDSLMRMLRGRHGQSLHNYVVQQGIRLIEIDNCPIDFRFHMHKNGSNQWVVVGIGAKKAGRGSVTTHLKNGGALLTPQQALGRVFGARSDEVLQRAKATAVKLAESLEIQHRHLLGEIGFDLGIDQDEDIWMFEANAKPGRSIFRHPSLRAEGKASVEHILEHCLYLSKFRRRDDL, encoded by the coding sequence ATGGGTCTCACTTTTTGCAATGTGCATTTCACCAAGCAGCCCCAAAGAGTCGTCTATGTCTCGGGTGAACTGATGAAAAGCCTGAAACTGTCCGGCAAGAAAAACATCCGCCTGCGGCTGGGAAAGGATGCCACTCCGGCAATGATCAAGCCGATCAAGCGTGCCGGCAAGCATCTTTTCCTGGCCAAAGGAGTAAAGAGCGCCATCAAAATCCCGAAATCAGGCGGGGTCTATTTACGGAACCTGCAAAATGACGAAGTACAGCTCGGACCGCTGGTCGGGGTGCTCTCCGACGGGTCGGGATCTCTTAATCAGCCCTTTGGCTCCCGCACCGGGTTCATCAAGCAGCTGCTGCGCGAAGGGAGCAACAAATGCTACATCTTTGCCTTCATGCCCCGTGATATCAACTGGCAGATGGAGCAGGTGAACGGGTACTTCCTGAATGCGGCCGGCAAATTCGAGCGCAAAATGGTCCCTCTTCCCGATGTAGTCTATAACCGCCTGCCGAGCCGCAGGGCTGAAACCTCGCCTTACATCAATCAGCTCCGCGAAAGGTTCATGCGTAAAAGAATTCCGTATTTTAACTGGAGCTTTTTCAATAAATCCGATATTTACCGGCTGCTGGAAAATGACGGTGCAGCGAACCGCCATGTCCCTGAAACGCACAGCAATCCGACTCCCGACAAAATGCGGGATATGCTCGACCGTCATCATTTTGTCTACTATAAGCCTTCTGCAGGCAGTCTGGGTCACGGAATCTACAGGCTCACTTATCTTCCCAAAAAAGGCTACTTCGCGCGCTACCGCCGGAACGGCAAAAATGTGCTGCTGCGTTTTACCAGCTTCGACAGCCTGATGCGCATGCTGCGCGGACGCCACGGCCAGAGCCTGCATAACTATGTCGTCCAGCAGGGTATCCGGCTGATCGAAATTGACAACTGCCCGATTGATTTCCGCTTCCATATGCATAAGAACGGCAGTAACCAGTGGGTCGTTGTCGGTATCGGAGCCAAAAAAGCCGGACGCGGAAGTGTCACCACCCACCTGAAGAACGGCGGGGCTCTGCTTACACCTCAGCAGGCGCTGGGCCGCGTATTCGGGGCAAGATCCGATGAAGTCCTCCAGCGTGCCAAAGCAACCGCCGTCAAACTCGCTGAATCGCTTGAAATTCAGCACCGGCATCTGCTTGGTGAAATCGGCTTTGATCTAGGAATTGACCAGGATGAGGACATCTGGATGTTTGAGGCTAACGCCAAGCCGGGACGCTCCATCTTCCGCCATCCCTCCCTGCGTGCTGAGGGCAAAGCTTCCGTCGAGCATATCCTGGAGCATTGCCTGTATCTCAGCAAATTCCGCAGGAGGGATGACCTGTGA
- a CDS encoding YheC/YheD family protein, with translation MTDTAMGLFGIMTSRRLSNPPIAEPEFCSQLCRAAPQYDLEVLVFNPEGVAADGQSVRGYIWINGQWEYKQAAAPDILYNRCLYATPGDRRKAAAALNALYRTLPWSRGLPGKWQVYEILRRSLKAARWLPETRLYTGTGDLGTMLAEREYGIFLKPHTGSHGKRTLHAVRLNGKQGGGLSLRGRDGENKPFRHAFSRVADGLDWIHEFIGQRRYIIQPYLQLTGNGGQPFDVRVLVQKNGRGAWSLTGMAVRMGHRGSLTSNLHGGGTAVPALPFLLAEYGNTANDLIEELEEAAALLPPLLEEACGRLGELGLDFGIDAGGRIYLLEANSKPGRTVFRLTGDRRAAKLAAENPLRYARHLLLHSAAIRKQQRRQFRYRRENDINGS, from the coding sequence ATGACAGACACAGCTATGGGGCTTTTTGGGATCATGACCAGCCGGCGCCTCAGCAATCCTCCCATTGCAGAACCGGAGTTCTGCAGTCAATTATGCCGCGCAGCCCCGCAGTATGATCTGGAGGTGCTGGTTTTTAACCCGGAAGGTGTCGCGGCAGATGGCCAATCCGTACGCGGATACATCTGGATTAACGGCCAGTGGGAATACAAACAGGCCGCTGCCCCCGACATCCTGTATAACCGCTGCCTGTATGCGACTCCCGGAGACCGGAGAAAAGCAGCCGCTGCCCTTAACGCGCTGTACCGCACACTTCCCTGGTCCCGCGGACTTCCGGGGAAATGGCAGGTATATGAAATATTGCGGCGCAGCCTTAAGGCCGCAAGATGGCTGCCGGAAACCCGGCTGTATACCGGCACCGGAGACCTCGGCACCATGCTGGCCGAAAGAGAGTACGGCATCTTTCTGAAGCCTCATACCGGCTCCCACGGCAAGCGGACACTTCATGCGGTACGTCTGAACGGCAAGCAGGGCGGCGGCTTAAGCCTCAGAGGCCGGGACGGGGAAAACAAACCTTTCAGGCATGCGTTCAGCAGGGTGGCGGACGGTCTGGACTGGATCCATGAATTTATCGGCCAGCGCCGCTATATTATACAGCCTTACCTGCAGCTCACCGGGAACGGGGGGCAGCCGTTCGATGTGCGTGTGCTTGTGCAGAAGAATGGCCGGGGTGCCTGGAGCCTGACCGGCATGGCCGTCCGGATGGGTCACCGCGGATCACTTACCTCGAACCTCCATGGCGGAGGTACTGCGGTTCCTGCCCTGCCCTTCCTGCTTGCAGAATACGGCAATACCGCAAACGACCTGATCGAAGAGCTTGAGGAAGCCGCGGCTCTCCTGCCTCCCCTGCTGGAGGAAGCCTGCGGCAGACTAGGGGAGCTTGGCCTTGATTTCGGCATTGACGCCGGCGGCAGAATTTATCTGCTTGAAGCCAATTCCAAGCCAGGACGCACGGTGTTCCGGCTGACGGGTGACCGCAGGGCTGCTAAGCTCGCCGCCGAGAACCCGCTGCGGTATGCACGGCATCTGCTGCTTCACTCCGCGGCCATCCGCAAGCAGCAGCGCAGACAGTTCCGTTACCGGCGGGAGAATGATATTAATGGTTCCTAA
- a CDS encoding YheC/YheD family protein, giving the protein MSKFKIPVHTVHSGILQENAVMLGDKIMKKLKIPAHGTIQLTFGSFRQDVAVIPVPKSDSLRLSEGLARRMGLRQRLTLGASYSSGSRILRLGPLIGVLVSRDHPANPERVFGQITMFCRELTNACHAQGAYVYFFTPEGLEARSTSVQGWVYDEGWRKLSLPVADVINNRLTTRKVENKPSVQHFLADVKSRYGTHFFNEKFLDKTEVFEALAHDPALQRYLPESHAFNGFAILKKMCSSYHSVFLKPVRGSLGKGILRISKAEGGYQLLSTTPLGTRKQVYPSLAKLFQSVAPKMKTTRYQIQQGLPLMELGRRPVDFRALVQKNGTGKWGVTSIVARTAGSNHFVSNLARGGTLSTLREAISKSSLPSGVKESTQLQLPRAALAIARGVETHIPAHFGELGIDLALDQSGRVWLLEVNSKPSKNDNTPLNDQKIRPSVKQMILYCRYLAGF; this is encoded by the coding sequence ATGTCTAAGTTCAAGATCCCGGTCCATACGGTCCACTCGGGCATCCTGCAGGAAAACGCTGTAATGCTTGGCGACAAAATCATGAAAAAGCTCAAAATACCGGCACACGGAACCATCCAGCTTACCTTCGGCTCTTTCCGGCAGGATGTCGCTGTCATTCCGGTCCCCAAATCCGACAGTTTGCGCCTTAGCGAAGGACTGGCACGGAGAATGGGTCTCAGACAGCGGCTCACGCTGGGTGCTTCCTACAGCTCCGGCAGCCGGATCTTGCGGCTTGGACCCCTGATCGGCGTTCTGGTAAGCCGGGATCATCCGGCCAATCCCGAAAGAGTCTTCGGTCAGATCACGATGTTCTGCCGGGAGCTTACCAATGCCTGCCACGCTCAGGGCGCGTATGTATATTTCTTTACCCCGGAAGGTCTGGAAGCACGCAGCACTTCCGTCCAGGGCTGGGTATACGACGAGGGCTGGCGGAAGCTGAGTCTTCCTGTTGCCGATGTGATCAACAATCGCCTTACGACGCGAAAGGTGGAGAACAAACCTAGCGTACAGCATTTCTTGGCGGATGTAAAATCCCGCTATGGAACTCATTTCTTCAATGAAAAGTTCCTAGACAAAACTGAGGTATTCGAAGCGCTGGCACATGATCCCGCCCTGCAGCGGTATTTGCCTGAATCGCATGCCTTTAACGGCTTTGCCATATTGAAAAAAATGTGCAGCAGCTATCACAGCGTGTTCCTGAAACCCGTACGCGGCAGCCTGGGTAAAGGTATTCTCCGCATTTCCAAAGCAGAAGGCGGGTACCAGCTGCTGTCTACCACGCCGCTTGGCACACGCAAACAAGTCTATCCCAGTCTGGCAAAGCTGTTCCAGTCCGTTGCCCCCAAGATGAAAACCACCCGCTACCAGATTCAGCAGGGACTCCCGCTGATGGAGCTGGGCCGGCGGCCGGTTGATTTCCGGGCACTTGTGCAGAAGAACGGCACCGGCAAATGGGGAGTGACCTCCATTGTCGCACGGACTGCAGGAAGCAACCATTTCGTCTCCAATCTGGCACGTGGCGGAACGCTCAGCACCTTGCGCGAGGCAATCAGCAAAAGCAGCCTGCCGTCCGGAGTGAAGGAGAGCACACAGCTGCAGCTGCCGAGGGCAGCCCTGGCGATAGCCAGGGGTGTAGAAACCCACATTCCCGCGCATTTCGGGGAGCTTGGGATCGACCTTGCCCTTGACCAGTCAGGAAGAGTCTGGCTGCTGGAGGTTAACTCCAAGCCATCCAAAAATGACAATACACCGCTGAACGACCAGAAGATCAGGCCGTCTGTCAAACAGATGATTTTATACTGCCGTTACCTGGCCGGGTTTTAA